One segment of Streptomyces sp. NA02950 DNA contains the following:
- a CDS encoding thiolase domain-containing protein: MREVAIVAFAQSDHRPDTADVSEVELLLPVLRRVLDDVGLTTGGIGFTCSGSSDYLAGRAFSFTMALDGVGAWPPISESHVEMDGAWALYEAWTKLLTEEADTALVYSCGKSSPGNLREVLTRQLDPYYLAPLWPDSVSLAALQAQALIDAGETDEHALAGVAARARTAAEDNPHAQLAGSAEPARLLDAPYLVRPLRRHDCPPIGDGAAAVVLAAGDTARRLCRRPAWIRGLDHRVEPHALGVRDLTRSPSTRLAAERAGAFDSPVDTAELHAPFTSQEVILRRALRLGEDVRVSPSGGAQAANPMMAAGLIRLGEAAAAIHRGGSDRALAHATSGPCLQQNLVAVLEGDPQ, encoded by the coding sequence ATGCGAGAGGTTGCCATCGTCGCCTTCGCGCAGAGCGACCACCGGCCCGACACCGCGGACGTCTCCGAGGTCGAACTGCTGCTGCCCGTCCTGCGGCGGGTGCTGGACGACGTCGGGCTCACCACCGGCGGGATCGGCTTCACCTGCTCCGGCTCCTCCGACTACCTGGCGGGCCGCGCCTTCTCGTTCACCATGGCCCTGGACGGTGTCGGCGCCTGGCCGCCGATCTCCGAATCCCATGTCGAGATGGACGGCGCCTGGGCGCTGTACGAGGCGTGGACCAAACTGCTCACCGAAGAGGCCGACACCGCGCTCGTCTACTCCTGCGGCAAGTCCTCGCCCGGCAATCTGCGCGAGGTACTGACCCGCCAGCTCGACCCCTACTACCTCGCGCCCCTGTGGCCGGACTCGGTCTCCCTGGCCGCCCTCCAGGCCCAGGCGCTCATCGACGCGGGGGAGACGGACGAACACGCGCTGGCCGGGGTCGCGGCCCGCGCCCGTACCGCCGCCGAGGACAACCCGCATGCCCAGCTGGCCGGTTCGGCCGAGCCCGCGCGGCTGCTCGACGCCCCGTATCTGGTCCGGCCGCTGCGCCGCCACGACTGCCCGCCGATCGGCGACGGCGCGGCCGCCGTCGTCCTCGCCGCCGGGGACACCGCCCGCCGGCTGTGCCGCCGCCCCGCCTGGATCCGCGGCCTCGACCACCGCGTGGAACCGCACGCCCTGGGCGTACGCGATCTCACCCGCTCCCCGTCCACCCGGCTGGCCGCCGAACGGGCGGGCGCCTTCGACTCGCCCGTGGACACCGCCGAGCTGCACGCGCCGTTCACCTCGCAGGAGGTGATCCTCCGCCGGGCACTGCGGCTCGGTGAGGACGTCCGCGTCAGCCCGTCCGGCGGTGCGCAGGCCGCCAACCCCATGATGGCCGCCGGGCTGATCCGGCTCGGGGAGGCCGCCGCCGCCATCCACCGCGGCGGCTCCGACCGGGCCCTGGCCCACGCCACCTCGGGCCCCTGCCTCCAGCAGAACCTGGTGGCGGTCCTGGAAGGAGACCCGCAGTGA
- a CDS encoding Zn-ribbon domain-containing OB-fold protein, protein MTPASSSEALRAPLVVEFPFTRSLGPVQSAFLTGLRERTVLGVRTTDGRVLVPPVEYDPVTADELRDLVQVAPTGTVTTWAWNPSPSRGQPLATPFAWVLVRLDGAGTALLHALDAPGPRAVHTGMRVRIRWASARTGAITDIACFEPDPDQPAATGEPAPHSGEFTDPVRGIVAPARLDYTYAPGRAQTRFLAALAGRRTVGERCPSCRKVYVPPRGACPTCGVATAEQVEVGPHGTVTTFCIVNIKAKNLDIEVPYVYAHIALDGAGLALHGRIAGIPYDQVRMGLRVAPVWTEDGRYPDHYRPTGEPDADYDTYKELL, encoded by the coding sequence ATGACCCCGGCTTCCTCCTCCGAGGCCCTCCGGGCCCCCCTGGTCGTCGAGTTCCCCTTCACCCGCTCCCTCGGACCGGTCCAGAGCGCCTTCCTCACCGGGCTGCGCGAGCGCACCGTGCTCGGGGTCCGCACCACCGACGGCCGGGTGCTCGTACCGCCCGTCGAATACGACCCGGTCACCGCCGACGAACTGCGCGACCTGGTCCAGGTCGCCCCCACCGGCACCGTCACCACCTGGGCCTGGAACCCCTCCCCGAGCCGCGGCCAGCCCCTGGCCACGCCCTTCGCCTGGGTGCTGGTGCGGCTCGACGGCGCCGGCACCGCCCTGCTGCACGCCCTCGACGCACCCGGGCCGCGGGCCGTGCACACCGGTATGCGGGTACGGATCCGCTGGGCCTCGGCACGCACCGGCGCCATCACCGACATCGCCTGCTTCGAACCGGACCCGGACCAGCCCGCCGCCACCGGCGAACCCGCCCCGCACAGCGGTGAGTTCACCGATCCGGTGCGCGGGATCGTGGCACCCGCGCGCCTGGACTACACCTACGCGCCCGGCCGCGCCCAGACACGCTTCCTCGCCGCGCTCGCCGGGCGCAGGACCGTCGGGGAACGCTGTCCGTCCTGCCGCAAGGTCTATGTCCCGCCCCGGGGCGCCTGCCCCACCTGCGGTGTCGCCACCGCCGAACAGGTGGAGGTCGGCCCGCACGGCACCGTCACCACCTTCTGCATCGTGAACATCAAGGCCAAGAACCTGGACATCGAGGTGCCGTACGTCTACGCGCACATCGCGCTGGACGGCGCCGGGCTCGCCCTCCACGGCCGGATCGCGGGCATCCCCTACGACCAGGTGCGGATGGGGCTGCGGGTGGCACCCGTATGGACCGAGGACGGCCGCTACCCCGACCACTACCGGCCCACCGGCGAACCCGACGCCGACTACGACACCTACAAGGAGCTGTTGTAG
- a CDS encoding crotonase/enoyl-CoA hydratase family protein, which translates to MTSGTEHLVVQRVGATLVLTLNRPEAKNALSLPMLVGLYDGWLEADADDTVRSVVLTGAGGVFCAGMDLKALADGGRMAGEHYRDRLKGDPDLHWKAMLRHHRPRKPVIAAVEGHCVAGGTEILQGTDIRVAGRGATFGLYEVRRGLFPIGGSTVRLARQVPHTHALEMLLTGRPYAAEEAARIGLIGHVVEDGAALDRALEIAGLINANGPLAVEAVKASVYETARMTEADGLKSELERGWPVFGTADATEGSKAFAEKRPPVYRRA; encoded by the coding sequence GTGACAAGCGGGACCGAACACCTCGTGGTGCAGCGCGTCGGCGCCACCCTCGTACTCACCCTCAACCGCCCCGAGGCGAAGAACGCCCTCTCGCTGCCGATGCTGGTCGGGCTGTACGACGGCTGGCTCGAGGCCGACGCGGACGACACCGTGCGGTCCGTGGTGCTCACCGGCGCGGGCGGTGTGTTCTGCGCCGGAATGGACCTCAAGGCGCTCGCGGACGGTGGCCGGATGGCCGGAGAGCACTACCGCGACCGCCTCAAGGGCGACCCGGACCTCCACTGGAAGGCCATGCTGCGCCACCACCGGCCGCGTAAACCGGTGATCGCCGCCGTCGAGGGCCACTGTGTCGCGGGCGGCACCGAGATCCTCCAGGGCACCGACATCCGGGTCGCCGGGCGCGGCGCCACCTTCGGCCTCTACGAGGTGCGCCGCGGACTCTTCCCCATCGGCGGCTCCACCGTGCGGCTGGCCCGGCAGGTGCCGCACACCCACGCCCTGGAGATGCTGCTCACCGGACGCCCCTACGCCGCCGAGGAGGCCGCCCGGATCGGGCTGATCGGCCATGTCGTCGAGGACGGCGCCGCGCTGGACAGGGCCCTGGAGATCGCCGGGTTGATCAACGCCAATGGCCCCCTGGCCGTCGAGGCCGTCAAGGCGTCCGTCTACGAGACCGCGCGGATGACCGAGGCCGACGGACTGAAGTCGGAACTCGAGCGCGGCTGGCCGGTCTTCGGTACCGCCGACGCCACGGAGGGCTCCAAAGCCTTCGCCGAGAAGCGGCCGCCGGTCTACCGGCGGGCCTGA
- a CDS encoding acyl-CoA synthetase translates to MEYNLADLFESVADTVPGREALVYLDHPGTGRERRLSYAGLDEAANRIAHHLRDSGIGPGEHVGLHLYNGVEYLQTTLACLKIRAVPVNVNYRYTAEELVHLYRDADLAALVFDAEFGERVAAAVPRTPTLRHLLRVGEGDRPGPVSAVPFTEAEAAGPAARDFAPRSADDRFIIYTGGTTGLPKGVLWRQEDLFFSGLGGGAPTGEPVGRPEELAERVAAGGEGLVFFPTPPLMHGTSTLTAFIAFHYGQKVVLHRRFTPEEVLRTIEKERVTSVSLVGDAMLRPLVDALSGPLEDLDRSSLIAVSSSGAILSETVRARFAELVPHATLLNNFGSSESGFNGTATADSGPEKGFRLRVNARTTVVDPVTLEPAAPGVPGRLAQHGHVPLGYYNDPRKTAETFFAARGERWVLLGDMATVDEDGVITVLGRGSQCINTGGEKVYPEEVEQALKAHPDVYDALVAGVPDERWGNRVAAVVQPRAGVTSLTGDAVREHCRTRLAGYKIPRTVVFTDRVQRSPSGKADYRWARATAAAATATGA, encoded by the coding sequence GTGGAGTACAACCTTGCCGACCTGTTCGAGTCGGTCGCCGACACGGTGCCCGGGCGGGAGGCCCTGGTGTACCTCGACCACCCCGGCACCGGACGGGAGCGGAGGCTCAGCTACGCGGGGCTCGACGAGGCGGCCAACCGGATCGCCCACCACCTGCGGGACAGCGGGATCGGGCCCGGTGAACACGTCGGACTCCATCTGTACAACGGGGTGGAGTACCTCCAGACCACCCTGGCCTGTCTGAAGATCCGCGCGGTGCCGGTGAATGTGAACTACCGCTACACGGCGGAGGAGTTGGTCCATCTCTACCGTGACGCCGACCTGGCCGCGCTGGTCTTCGACGCCGAGTTCGGTGAGCGGGTGGCCGCCGCGGTGCCGCGTACGCCCACCCTGCGCCACCTGCTGCGGGTCGGCGAGGGCGACCGCCCGGGCCCGGTGTCGGCCGTGCCGTTCACCGAGGCCGAGGCGGCGGGCCCGGCCGCGCGCGACTTCGCACCGCGCTCCGCGGACGACCGCTTCATCATCTACACCGGCGGCACCACCGGACTGCCGAAGGGGGTGCTGTGGCGTCAGGAGGACCTCTTCTTCTCCGGACTCGGCGGCGGGGCGCCGACCGGCGAACCCGTCGGCCGACCGGAGGAACTGGCCGAGCGGGTGGCGGCGGGCGGCGAGGGCCTGGTCTTCTTCCCCACCCCGCCGCTGATGCACGGCACCTCCACCCTCACCGCGTTCATCGCCTTCCACTACGGTCAGAAGGTGGTCCTGCACCGCAGGTTCACACCGGAGGAGGTGCTGAGGACGATCGAGAAGGAGCGGGTCACCAGCGTCTCGCTGGTCGGTGACGCGATGCTGCGGCCCCTGGTCGACGCGCTGAGCGGCCCCCTGGAGGACCTCGACCGCTCCTCGCTGATCGCCGTCAGCAGTTCGGGCGCGATCCTGTCGGAGACCGTCCGCGCCCGGTTCGCCGAACTGGTGCCGCACGCCACGCTGCTCAACAACTTCGGCTCCTCGGAATCCGGCTTCAACGGCACGGCCACCGCGGACTCCGGCCCCGAGAAGGGCTTCCGGCTGCGGGTCAACGCCCGTACGACCGTGGTCGACCCGGTGACACTGGAGCCCGCCGCGCCCGGGGTGCCCGGCCGTCTCGCCCAGCACGGCCATGTGCCGCTGGGCTACTACAACGACCCGAGGAAGACCGCCGAGACCTTCTTCGCGGCGCGCGGCGAACGCTGGGTGCTGCTCGGGGACATGGCGACGGTCGACGAGGACGGTGTGATCACAGTGCTGGGACGCGGTTCCCAGTGCATCAACACCGGTGGCGAGAAGGTCTATCCGGAAGAGGTCGAACAGGCGCTCAAGGCCCATCCGGACGTGTACGACGCGCTGGTGGCGGGCGTTCCGGACGAGCGCTGGGGCAACCGGGTCGCGGCCGTCGTCCAGCCCCGGGCCGGGGTGACGTCCCTGACCGGCGACGCGGTCAGGGAACACTGCCGCACCCGGCTCGCGGGCTACAAGATCCCCCGTACCGTCGTCTTCACCGACCGGGTCCAGCGCTCCCCCAGCGGCAAGGCCGACTACCGCTGGGCGCGGGCGACGGCCGCCGCCGCGACGGCGACCGGCGCCTGA
- a CDS encoding chorismate mutase produces MRASPFPRAPRRPLIAALTTAVLATGAAAAVAAPAAAAPDRPATAPSRLLPLAELSADRLLIADEVAAAKFGTDSPVEDPARERQVLDAVARQATELGADPAATVRIFRDQIEAGKIVQRGLHRRWEADPSQAPTERPDLSRVRLKINRINGELVRAIAESAAARTAPSCAGRLTAGAVFTVHEKRLDALHTAALGRSLPSVCERGPAATR; encoded by the coding sequence GTGCGAGCGTCCCCGTTCCCGCGCGCCCCGCGCCGTCCGCTGATCGCTGCCCTCACCACCGCCGTACTGGCCACCGGGGCGGCCGCCGCCGTCGCGGCCCCGGCCGCCGCCGCGCCGGACCGCCCCGCCACCGCCCCGTCCCGGCTGCTGCCGCTGGCGGAACTGTCCGCCGACCGGCTGCTGATCGCGGACGAGGTCGCCGCCGCCAAGTTCGGCACGGACAGCCCGGTCGAGGACCCCGCGCGGGAGCGTCAGGTCCTGGACGCGGTCGCCCGGCAGGCCACGGAGCTGGGCGCGGACCCCGCGGCGACCGTACGGATCTTCCGCGACCAGATCGAGGCGGGCAAGATCGTGCAGCGCGGCCTCCACCGCCGCTGGGAGGCCGATCCGTCGCAGGCGCCCACCGAGCGCCCCGATCTCTCCCGGGTCCGGCTGAAGATCAACCGGATCAACGGCGAACTGGTGCGGGCCATCGCCGAGTCGGCCGCCGCGCGCACCGCACCCTCGTGCGCGGGACGGCTGACGGCCGGGGCGGTGTTCACGGTCCATGAGAAACGGCTGGACGCCCTGCACACGGCCGCCCTGGGGCGCTCGCTGCCGTCGGTGTGCGAGCGCGGGCCGGCCGCGACGCGGTGA
- a CDS encoding alpha/beta fold hydrolase has protein sequence MHTLDTVEVDGIELAYRVWGAAGDPAVLLLHGLGEGGVDWLTVAPRLATGRRVYALDLRGHGVSDWPGDYALEPVRDDVAGFLAALGLESVTVIGHSYGGVVAYLLAQSHPHLVERLVLEDAPPLLPQDPPLPVPPRPAGRLVFDWAVKTQFTEARNTPDPGWTEGLSAITAPTLVIGGGPASHIPQELLADMARRIPDCRLITIDAGHLVHQQCPEEFLAAVGAFLEP, from the coding sequence ATGCACACACTTGACACGGTCGAGGTGGACGGGATCGAGCTGGCGTACCGGGTGTGGGGCGCCGCGGGGGATCCGGCCGTCCTGCTGCTGCACGGCCTCGGCGAGGGCGGGGTCGACTGGCTCACCGTCGCGCCGCGGCTCGCCACGGGCCGCCGGGTGTACGCGCTCGACCTGCGCGGACACGGTGTCAGCGACTGGCCGGGGGACTACGCCCTGGAGCCGGTGCGGGACGACGTCGCCGGATTCCTGGCGGCCCTCGGCCTGGAGTCCGTCACGGTGATCGGACACTCCTACGGCGGGGTGGTCGCCTATCTCCTCGCCCAGAGCCATCCGCACCTGGTGGAGCGGCTGGTGCTGGAGGACGCCCCGCCGCTGCTGCCCCAGGATCCGCCGCTCCCGGTGCCCCCGCGCCCCGCGGGGCGGCTGGTCTTCGACTGGGCCGTGAAAACCCAGTTCACCGAAGCGCGCAACACCCCCGACCCCGGCTGGACCGAGGGGCTTTCGGCCATCACCGCCCCCACGCTGGTGATCGGCGGCGGACCGGCCAGCCATATCCCCCAGGAACTGCTGGCCGACATGGCCCGGCGCATACCCGACTGCCGTCTGATCACCATCGACGCGGGCCATCTGGTCCACCAGCAGTGCCCCGAGGAGTTCCTGGCCGCCGTCGGCGCCTTCCTCGAGCCGTAG
- a CDS encoding acyl-CoA synthetase has protein sequence MSEIPHGFWAQAAQEPDRTVLVAPDGEEWTAGRLHAACNRLVAGLRAAGLRRGDAFAVVLPNGPEFLTAALAATQAGLYLVPVNHHLVGPEIAWIVADSGAKVLIAHERYADRARAAADRAGPPAAHRYAVGAIEGFRPYAALLDGHSGEPPADRELGWVMNYTSGTTGRPRGIRRPLTGKLPEESHLGGFLRFFGVTSRAEEPDHVHLVCSPLYHTAVLQFATSSLHIGHPLVIMDRWTPEEMLRLIDTHRCTHTHMVPTQFHRLLALPEEVRRSYDVSSMRHAIHGAAPCPDHIKRAMIDWWGRCVEEYYAASEGGGAFATAEDWLKKPGTVGRPWPISELAVFDDNGERLPAGHVGTVYMKMSTGGFSYHQDENKTRKNRIGDYFTVGDLGLLDEDGYLFLRDRKIDMIISGGVNIYPAEIEAALLTHPAVADAAVFGVPHDDWGEQVKAIVEPSEGHATGPALADDLLTHCAQRLAGFKRPRSVEFIAEMPRDPNGKLYKRRLRAPYWEGHERPM, from the coding sequence ATGAGCGAGATCCCGCACGGCTTCTGGGCCCAGGCCGCACAGGAGCCGGACCGTACCGTCCTGGTGGCCCCCGACGGCGAGGAGTGGACCGCGGGGCGGCTGCACGCCGCGTGCAACCGGCTCGTCGCCGGACTGCGCGCCGCCGGGCTGCGGCGCGGCGACGCGTTCGCCGTCGTGCTGCCCAACGGGCCGGAGTTCCTCACCGCCGCGCTCGCCGCCACCCAGGCCGGGCTGTATCTCGTACCGGTCAACCACCATCTGGTCGGCCCCGAGATCGCCTGGATCGTGGCCGACTCCGGCGCCAAGGTGCTCATCGCCCACGAGCGGTACGCGGACCGCGCCCGCGCCGCCGCCGACCGGGCCGGGCCGCCCGCCGCTCACCGCTACGCCGTGGGCGCCATCGAGGGCTTCCGTCCGTACGCCGCACTGCTGGACGGCCACTCCGGGGAGCCGCCCGCCGACCGCGAGCTGGGCTGGGTGATGAACTACACCTCCGGCACCACCGGCCGCCCCCGCGGAATCCGGCGTCCGCTGACCGGGAAACTCCCGGAGGAGAGCCATCTCGGCGGCTTCCTCCGCTTCTTCGGCGTCACCTCCCGCGCCGAGGAGCCCGACCACGTCCACCTGGTGTGCTCACCGCTCTACCACACCGCCGTCCTCCAGTTCGCGACCTCCTCCCTGCACATCGGCCATCCCCTGGTCATCATGGACCGCTGGACGCCCGAGGAGATGCTGCGGCTCATCGACACCCACCGCTGCACCCACACCCATATGGTCCCCACCCAGTTCCACCGGCTGCTGGCGCTGCCCGAGGAGGTCCGCCGGTCCTACGACGTGTCCTCGATGCGCCACGCCATCCACGGGGCCGCGCCCTGTCCCGACCACATCAAGCGCGCGATGATCGACTGGTGGGGCCGCTGTGTCGAGGAGTACTACGCGGCGAGCGAGGGCGGCGGCGCCTTCGCCACCGCCGAGGACTGGCTCAAAAAGCCCGGCACAGTGGGCAGACCGTGGCCCATCAGCGAACTGGCCGTCTTCGACGACAACGGCGAACGGCTCCCGGCCGGGCACGTCGGCACCGTCTACATGAAGATGAGCACCGGAGGCTTCTCCTACCACCAGGACGAGAACAAGACCCGCAAGAACCGCATCGGCGACTACTTCACCGTGGGCGACCTCGGCCTCCTCGACGAGGACGGCTATCTCTTCCTGCGCGACCGCAAGATCGACATGATCATCTCCGGCGGGGTCAACATCTATCCAGCCGAGATCGAGGCCGCGCTGCTCACCCATCCCGCGGTCGCCGACGCGGCCGTCTTCGGCGTACCCCACGACGACTGGGGCGAGCAGGTCAAGGCGATCGTGGAGCCGTCCGAGGGGCACGCGACCGGACCCGCGCTCGCCGACGACCTCCTCACCCACTGCGCACAGCGGCTCGCGGGCTTCAAACGCCCACGGTCCGTGGAGTTCATCGCCGAGATGCCGCGCGATCCCAACGGCAAGCTCTACAAGCGGCGGCTGCGCGCACCGTACTGGGAAGGACACGAGCGCCCCATGTGA
- a CDS encoding nitronate monooxygenase, whose translation MRTELSTRLGVEHAIFGFTPFPAVAAAITRAGGFGVLGAVRYGAAGDLARDLDWMAHHTDGLPYGLDVVMPARQVEGVTEADIEAMIPEGHRRFVADTLAGHGVPEPAEGEASGWRITGWLEKVARSQLEVAFDHPVRLLANALGSPPADVVARAHDHGVLVAALAGCARHARRHQEAGLDVVVAQGYEAGGHTGEIATMVLTPEVVSAVDPLPVLAAGGIGSGEQIAAGLALGAQGVWLGSVWLTTEEAELHSAALTRKLLAAGSGDTVRSRALTGKPARQLRTAWTDAWDDPDGPDPLPMPLQGLLVAEAVSRIQKYEVEPLLGTPVGQIVGRMNTTRSVQAVVDDLTRGFERAIDRINRIAGRA comes from the coding sequence ATGAGGACGGAGCTGAGCACACGGCTGGGCGTGGAACACGCCATCTTCGGCTTCACACCGTTCCCCGCCGTCGCCGCGGCGATCACCCGGGCCGGTGGGTTCGGGGTGCTCGGCGCGGTGCGCTACGGCGCGGCAGGGGACCTGGCCCGCGATCTGGACTGGATGGCGCACCACACCGACGGGCTGCCCTACGGCCTCGACGTCGTGATGCCCGCCCGCCAGGTGGAGGGGGTGACCGAGGCCGACATCGAGGCGATGATCCCCGAAGGCCACCGCAGATTCGTGGCGGACACCCTGGCCGGGCACGGGGTGCCGGAGCCGGCCGAGGGCGAGGCGTCCGGCTGGCGGATCACCGGCTGGCTGGAGAAGGTCGCCCGCAGCCAGCTCGAGGTGGCCTTCGACCACCCCGTCAGACTGCTGGCGAACGCACTCGGTTCACCGCCCGCCGATGTCGTCGCCCGCGCCCATGACCACGGCGTCCTGGTGGCCGCGCTCGCGGGCTGCGCCCGTCACGCCCGCCGCCACCAGGAGGCGGGTCTCGACGTCGTCGTCGCCCAGGGCTACGAGGCGGGCGGCCACACCGGCGAGATCGCCACCATGGTGCTCACGCCCGAGGTGGTGAGCGCCGTCGACCCGCTGCCCGTGCTCGCCGCCGGAGGCATCGGCAGCGGTGAACAGATCGCCGCCGGGCTCGCACTCGGCGCCCAGGGCGTCTGGCTCGGCTCGGTCTGGCTCACCACCGAGGAGGCCGAACTGCACTCCGCCGCCCTCACCCGCAAACTGCTCGCGGCCGGATCCGGTGACACCGTGCGCTCCCGCGCCCTCACCGGCAAACCCGCCCGCCAGCTGCGCACCGCGTGGACGGACGCCTGGGACGACCCGGACGGACCGGATCCGCTGCCCATGCCGCTCCAGGGGCTGCTGGTCGCCGAGGCCGTCTCCCGTATCCAGAAGTACGAGGTGGAGCCGCTGCTCGGCACCCCGGTCGGCCAGATCGTCGGCCGGATGAACACCACCCGCAGCGTGCAGGCCGTCGTCGACGACCTGACCCGAGGATTCGAGCGTGCCATCGACCGCATCAACCGCATCGCCGGACGGGCGTGA
- a CDS encoding NAD(P)/FAD-dependent oxidoreductase — protein MPHHDAYDVVIVGGGHNGLVAAAYLARAGRSVLVLERLGHTGGAAVSTRPFAGVDARLSRYSYLVSLLPQRIVDDLGLRFAVRKRAVSSYTPAVRDGRPTGLLVDTAGSGRTREAFARLTGSGREFAAWQRFYGMTRRVAERVFPTLTEPLPTREALRTRIGDNAAWETLFERPVGEAIEAAFEDDLVRGVVLTDALIGTFAHAHDPSLRQNRCFLYHVIGGGTGDWDVPVGGMGALTDALADAARAAGARIETGREVTAIETDGTSAEVRYASAAGESGDAGEGTAAARYVLVGAAPRELARLLGEPPPAPPAEGAQLKVNMLVRRLPALRDPDTDPREAFAGTFHIAEGYGALEDAYRQAAAGELPHRPPSEIYCHSLTDPSILGPELAARGYQTLTLFGLHTPARLFTADHDAARTALLEATLTQLDAHLAEPLADCLATDADGRPCIEAKSPLDLERELRLPGGSIFHRDLAFPYAQEGTGRWGVETRHANVLLCGAGAVRGGGVSGIPGHNAAMAVLER, from the coding sequence ATGCCTCACCACGATGCGTACGACGTCGTCATCGTCGGCGGCGGCCACAACGGGCTGGTCGCCGCCGCCTATCTGGCCCGTGCCGGGCGCAGTGTGCTGGTGCTGGAGCGGCTCGGGCACACCGGGGGAGCGGCGGTGTCCACCCGGCCGTTCGCCGGGGTGGACGCACGGCTCTCGCGCTACTCCTACCTCGTCAGCCTGTTGCCACAGCGGATCGTGGACGACCTGGGGCTGCGGTTCGCGGTGCGCAAGCGCGCGGTGTCCTCGTACACCCCGGCCGTGCGGGACGGTCGGCCGACCGGGCTGCTGGTGGACACCGCGGGCAGCGGGCGCACCCGGGAGGCGTTCGCCCGGCTGACCGGCTCCGGGCGCGAGTTCGCCGCCTGGCAGCGCTTCTACGGGATGACGCGGCGCGTCGCCGAACGGGTCTTCCCGACGCTGACCGAACCGCTGCCCACCCGGGAGGCGCTCAGGACCCGGATCGGGGACAACGCGGCGTGGGAGACGTTGTTCGAGCGGCCCGTGGGGGAGGCGATCGAGGCCGCGTTCGAGGACGATCTCGTCCGTGGTGTGGTCCTCACCGACGCGCTGATCGGCACGTTCGCCCATGCCCATGACCCGTCGCTGCGTCAGAACCGCTGCTTCCTCTACCACGTGATCGGCGGGGGCACCGGTGACTGGGATGTGCCGGTCGGCGGGATGGGGGCGCTCACCGACGCGCTCGCGGACGCGGCCCGCGCGGCGGGTGCCCGGATCGAGACCGGACGGGAGGTGACCGCGATCGAAACCGACGGCACATCGGCCGAGGTGCGCTACGCGAGCGCCGCGGGCGAATCGGGCGACGCGGGCGAGGGCACCGCCGCCGCCCGGTATGTGCTGGTGGGCGCCGCACCGCGGGAGCTGGCCCGGCTGCTGGGCGAGCCGCCGCCCGCCCCGCCCGCCGAGGGGGCGCAGCTCAAGGTGAACATGCTGGTGCGGCGGCTGCCCGCACTGCGCGATCCGGACACCGATCCGCGCGAGGCGTTCGCCGGGACGTTCCACATCGCCGAGGGCTACGGCGCGCTGGAGGACGCCTACCGGCAGGCCGCCGCGGGCGAACTGCCGCACCGTCCGCCGTCGGAGATCTACTGCCACTCGCTGACCGATCCGTCGATCCTCGGCCCCGAACTCGCCGCGCGCGGCTACCAGACACTGACCCTGTTCGGCCTGCACACTCCGGCGCGGCTGTTCACGGCGGACCACGACGCGGCGCGCACGGCGCTGCTGGAGGCCACCCTCACCCAGCTCGACGCCCATCTCGCCGAGCCGCTGGCGGACTGTCTGGCCACCGACGCCGACGGCAGGCCGTGCATCGAGGCGAAGAGCCCGCTGGACCTGGAGCGTGAACTGCGGCTGCCCGGCGGCAGCATCTTCCACCGGGACCTGGCCTTCCCCTACGCACAGGAGGGCACCGGCCGCTGGGGGGTGGAGACCCGGCACGCCAATGTGCTGCTGTGCGGGGCGGGCGCGGTACGCGGCGGCGGGGTGAGCGGAATCCCCGGGCACAACGCGGCCATGGCCGTACTGGAGCGCTGA